A single region of the Brachypodium distachyon strain Bd21 chromosome 3, Brachypodium_distachyon_v3.0, whole genome shotgun sequence genome encodes:
- the LOC100822238 gene encoding uncharacterized protein LOC100822238 isoform X2 yields MSRRRHSTPAPATAAPLDDEDLLREILLRLPPNPSSFPRASLVCKRWRGILSDPRFRRRFRKHHRRSPLLGFFLKQWNAAPVFAPLLDPPDCIPVALPENIGGGIRWDFSFSFHGCRHGVAVFLDRKRPEVFLWDTLTAVQRRVHMPPSFAFDHHDTNGTALSAAVLCADSDDCHLTPFKLALTSQNSDRTKTSVCLYESNTGVWGDIMSITTAGGILSAILSQRPSVLVGNALCWLLSGGGILKFDFQRQTLVVIDKLADLHFTGPEEVLWSYQILRGEDGGPGLAVLSVSELSIQLWARKSDGDGVASWVLQKTVQLDERFLRHGYPVVQMLGYDEDTNAIFLSSGYDDFTLQLESMKFKCTRRGYYMRDRIYHPYTSFYTAGREIAGGAENVNT; encoded by the exons atgagccgccgccgccattccacgccggcgccggcgacggcggccccgCTGGACGACGAAGACCTGCTCCGTgagatcctcctccgcctccctccaAACCCATCCTCTTTCCCGCGCGCCTCCCTCGTCTGCAAGCGCTGGCGCGGCATCCTCTCCGACCCCCGattccgccgccgcttccgcaAGCACCACCGGAGATCTCCACTCCtcggcttcttcctcaagCAATGGAACGCTGCCCCCGTCTTCGCTCCCCTGCTGGACCCTCCCGACTGCATCCCCGTCGCCCTGCCGGAGAACATCGGCGGTGGGATTCGATGGgacttctccttctccttccacGGCTGCCGCCACGGCGTGGCGGTCTTCCTCGACCGAAAGCGCCCGGAGGTATTCCTGTGGGACACCCTCACTGCCGTCCAACGGCGCGTGCATATGCCACCGAGCTTTGCCTTCGACCATCATGACACAAATGGCACCGCCCTGAGTGCAGCCGTGCTGTGCGCTGATTCCGACGATTGTCACTTGACCCCATTCAAACTGGCCTTGACTAGCCAGAACTCCGATCGCACAAAGACGTCCGTTTGTCTCTACGAATCCAACACTGGTGTGTGGGGAGATATTATGTCCATAACCACTGCAGGAGGAATTCTTTCCGCAATTCTTTCCCAAAGGCCCAGCGTCCTGGTTGGGAATGCACTTTGCTGGTTGCTTTCTGGAGGCGGCATCCTTAAGTTCGATTTTCAAAGGCAGACCCTTGTTGTGATTGACAAGCTGGCAGACCTCCATTTTACTGGCCCTGAAGAGGTCTTGTGGTCCTACCAGATCTTACGAGGAGAGGATGGTGGCCCTGGCCTTGCTGTTTTGTCAGTTTCAGAACTGAGCATTCAGTTATGGGCGAGGAAATCTGATGGTGATGGTGTTGCCTCATGGGTGCTACAGAAAACTGTTCAATTGGATGAGCGCTTTTTACGACACGGGTACCCAGTGGTCCAGATGCTTGGGTATGATGAAGACACAAATGCGATCTTTCTGTCTTCAGGTTATGATGACTTCACGCTCCAGCTTGAATCGATGAAGTTTAA ATGTACTCGTAGAGGATATTACATGAGGGACAGAATCTACCATCCATATACAAGTTTCTATACTGCAG GCAGGGAAATTGCTGGTGGAGCTGAAAATGTGAACACATGA
- the LOC100822238 gene encoding uncharacterized protein LOC100822238 isoform X1, translating into MSRRRHSTPAPATAAPLDDEDLLREILLRLPPNPSSFPRASLVCKRWRGILSDPRFRRRFRKHHRRSPLLGFFLKQWNAAPVFAPLLDPPDCIPVALPENIGGGIRWDFSFSFHGCRHGVAVFLDRKRPEVFLWDTLTAVQRRVHMPPSFAFDHHDTNGTALSAAVLCADSDDCHLTPFKLALTSQNSDRTKTSVCLYESNTGVWGDIMSITTAGGILSAILSQRPSVLVGNALCWLLSGGGILKFDFQRQTLVVIDKLADLHFTGPEEVLWSYQILRGEDGGPGLAVLSVSELSIQLWARKSDGDGVASWVLQKTVQLDERFLRHGYPVVQMLGYDEDTNAIFLSSGYDDFTLQLESMKFKCTRRGYYMRDRIYHPYTSFYTAEKMVSPPEVTSYICRLLLLVGREIAGGAENVNT; encoded by the exons atgagccgccgccgccattccacgccggcgccggcgacggcggccccgCTGGACGACGAAGACCTGCTCCGTgagatcctcctccgcctccctccaAACCCATCCTCTTTCCCGCGCGCCTCCCTCGTCTGCAAGCGCTGGCGCGGCATCCTCTCCGACCCCCGattccgccgccgcttccgcaAGCACCACCGGAGATCTCCACTCCtcggcttcttcctcaagCAATGGAACGCTGCCCCCGTCTTCGCTCCCCTGCTGGACCCTCCCGACTGCATCCCCGTCGCCCTGCCGGAGAACATCGGCGGTGGGATTCGATGGgacttctccttctccttccacGGCTGCCGCCACGGCGTGGCGGTCTTCCTCGACCGAAAGCGCCCGGAGGTATTCCTGTGGGACACCCTCACTGCCGTCCAACGGCGCGTGCATATGCCACCGAGCTTTGCCTTCGACCATCATGACACAAATGGCACCGCCCTGAGTGCAGCCGTGCTGTGCGCTGATTCCGACGATTGTCACTTGACCCCATTCAAACTGGCCTTGACTAGCCAGAACTCCGATCGCACAAAGACGTCCGTTTGTCTCTACGAATCCAACACTGGTGTGTGGGGAGATATTATGTCCATAACCACTGCAGGAGGAATTCTTTCCGCAATTCTTTCCCAAAGGCCCAGCGTCCTGGTTGGGAATGCACTTTGCTGGTTGCTTTCTGGAGGCGGCATCCTTAAGTTCGATTTTCAAAGGCAGACCCTTGTTGTGATTGACAAGCTGGCAGACCTCCATTTTACTGGCCCTGAAGAGGTCTTGTGGTCCTACCAGATCTTACGAGGAGAGGATGGTGGCCCTGGCCTTGCTGTTTTGTCAGTTTCAGAACTGAGCATTCAGTTATGGGCGAGGAAATCTGATGGTGATGGTGTTGCCTCATGGGTGCTACAGAAAACTGTTCAATTGGATGAGCGCTTTTTACGACACGGGTACCCAGTGGTCCAGATGCTTGGGTATGATGAAGACACAAATGCGATCTTTCTGTCTTCAGGTTATGATGACTTCACGCTCCAGCTTGAATCGATGAAGTTTAAATGTACTCGTAGAGGATATTACATGAGGGACAGAATCTACCATCCATATACAAGTTTCTATACTGCAG AAAAGATGGTCTCTCCCCCTGAGGTTACATCATACATATGCAGACTTCTTTTGCTTGTAGGCAGGGAAATTGCTGGTGGAGCTGAAAATGTGAACACATGA